In a genomic window of Melitaea cinxia chromosome 27, ilMelCinx1.1, whole genome shotgun sequence:
- the LOC123666844 gene encoding phenoloxidase-activating factor 2-like, producing MLLPLFSILAMAVAYPQSTLDPTLLTDIFGTPPTPLPNPTNLPPKLEDITVRPTQAGQTFVDKDGEQCQCVPYYLCDSDLNAVYLTNSSIHGYGVLDIRFGEKDDCQESVERCCKVPKPEPEPEIPDPTKLKACGYRNPLGLDFALLGGNGNEAFFGEFPWVVALLNADNLAYVGVGVLIHPQVVMTGAHVVYKFAPGKVVARAGEWDTQTNKERLKSQERIAKDIVIREDFHEKSLRNDIALLQLDEPFQLAEHINTLCLPEPDEDFDSYKNCVANGWGKTAFGQKGRYAVILKKIEVDMVPFDRCGELLKRTRLGRRFKLDRSFVCAGGEEGKDTCQGDGGAPLACPVGNDRYKLAGLVAWGVGCGQKDVPAVYARVSMFRNWVDDVMNSWGYPTSSYTINE from the exons aTGTTGCTTCCTCTGTTCTCGATCCTGGCGATGGCAGTGGCGTACCCCCAGTCTACCCTGGACCCCACGCTCCTGACCGACATCTTCGGCACGCCACCGACGCCACTCCCTAACCCTACAAACTTACCTCCAAAGCTTGAAGAT ATAACTGTCCGCCCAACTCAAGCTGGTCAAACCTTTGTTGACAAAGATGGGGAGCAGTGCCAATGTGTGCCATATTACCTGTGTGATAGTGACCTGAATGCAGTCTACTTGACTAACTCTAGCATTCACGGCTATGGAGTTTTGGATATTAG ATTTGGAGAAAAAGATGACTGTCAGGAAAGTGTGGAGCGTTGTTGCAAAGTGCCCAAACCTGAACCGGAACCCGAGATTCCAGACCCAACAAAACTCAAGGCCTGCGGATACCGCAACCCATTAGGATTGGACTTCGCACTCCTTGGAGGAAAT GGCAATGAGGCGTTCTTCGGAGAGTTCCCGTGGGTCGTGGCGCTTTTGAACGCAGATAATTTAGCCTACGTCGGAGTCGGTGTTCTAATACACCCTCAAGTTGTCATGACCGGCGCCCATGTGGTTTACaa ATTCGCCCCCGGCAAGGTGGTGGCTCGCGCTGGTGAATGGGACACTCAAACCAACAAGGAAAGGCTAAAGTCTCAAGAGCGCATCGCTAAAGATATCGTCATACGTGAAG atttcCACGAAAAGAGTTTAAGAAACGACATCGCCCTGCTCCAATTAGACGAACCCTTCCAACTAGCGGAGCACATCAACACGTTGTGCCTGCCAGAACCCGACGAGGACTTCGACAGCTACAAGAACTGCGTCGCTAATGGATGGGGAAAGACCGCATTCG GTCAAAAAGGTAGATACGCTGTGATCCTCAAGAAGATAGAGGTAGACATGGTACCGTTCGACCGCTGCGGCGAACTCCTCAAACGGACGCGTCTCGGAAGAAGGTTCAAACTTGATCGTAGCTTCGTATGCGCTGGTGGGGAGGAAGGAAAGGACACCTGTCAA ggTGACGGTGGCGCCCCCCTCGCCTGTCCCGTCGGCAATGATCGTTATAAATTAGCCGGATTAGTCGCATGGGGAGTAGGTTGTGGGCAAAAAGACGTACCAGCCGTGTATGCCCGGGTTTCCATGTTCAGGAACTGGGTAGATGACGTCATGAACTCTTGGGGATACCCAACTTCATCGTATACAATAAATGAAtag